Proteins encoded together in one Bradyrhizobium sp. PSBB068 window:
- a CDS encoding phosphatase PAP2 family protein, with amino-acid sequence MSQLPEPSCAASAIPRGNAPPSGSIVRGYSNLKSLQAISASHNLRACHVSSVSRIEKRAAGSAARGLIVDPARIRDAAARWLMFSDFGDAAQRRMAIAWSCIFACILADAIWLPNSGLSFASSNWITILQGIVFCAIAAAFIAIASNRLAADQRRPAVLLRRGLLMTELFWRALLPISALLTAGSTLSYLIAASTLPLGDDLLAGFDHLLGFDWPTFLAATNSNAFVATLLTTAYQSTGLLSQVVLGWLILQRRGDRLAEFIAVLSLSAVALCIGMSLILAAGAFAYFHPAADSYEHFAARGEMWTFGQTFSMLRDGSLSVIDMSKVDGIVSFPSFHTMLGVMTIYAARDTRWLVIPVFVVNATMIVATMPVGGHHLADVLAGGGLTIAAILVARCSARPSVSKT; translated from the coding sequence ATGTCACAACTTCCGGAGCCGAGCTGCGCAGCGTCCGCCATCCCGCGCGGGAACGCCCCGCCATCGGGCTCCATAGTCCGCGGTTATAGCAATCTTAAGAGTCTCCAAGCCATCTCTGCCAGCCACAACCTCAGGGCGTGTCACGTGTCTTCCGTATCACGAATCGAAAAGCGCGCCGCCGGTTCCGCCGCGCGCGGCCTGATTGTCGACCCTGCCCGGATTCGCGACGCTGCGGCGCGCTGGCTGATGTTCAGTGACTTCGGCGACGCTGCGCAGCGCCGCATGGCGATCGCATGGTCCTGCATCTTCGCATGCATCCTTGCCGACGCGATCTGGCTGCCGAACTCCGGGCTTTCGTTTGCGTCGTCGAATTGGATCACGATCCTGCAAGGCATTGTATTTTGCGCGATAGCGGCCGCATTCATTGCGATTGCCTCCAACCGCCTTGCCGCCGACCAGCGACGCCCGGCCGTCCTGTTGCGGCGCGGCCTGTTGATGACCGAGCTGTTCTGGCGCGCGCTGCTGCCGATCAGCGCGCTGCTGACCGCGGGGAGCACGCTCAGCTATCTGATCGCAGCATCGACGCTGCCGCTTGGAGACGACCTTCTGGCAGGCTTCGATCATCTGCTGGGGTTCGACTGGCCGACGTTCCTGGCCGCGACGAACTCGAACGCGTTCGTCGCGACGCTGCTGACGACCGCCTATCAAAGCACCGGCCTGCTGTCGCAAGTGGTTCTTGGCTGGCTGATCCTGCAACGGCGCGGCGACAGGCTCGCGGAATTCATCGCCGTTCTCAGCCTCAGCGCAGTCGCGCTGTGCATCGGCATGTCGCTGATCCTTGCGGCCGGCGCGTTCGCCTATTTCCATCCCGCCGCGGACAGTTACGAGCACTTTGCGGCACGCGGCGAAATGTGGACGTTCGGGCAAACCTTTTCGATGCTGCGCGACGGATCGCTCTCGGTCATCGACATGTCGAAGGTCGACGGCATCGTCAGCTTTCCCTCGTTCCACACGATGCTCGGCGTCATGACGATCTATGCTGCGCGTGACACGCGTTGGCTCGTCATCCCGGTATTCGTTGTGAATGCGACGATGATCGTCGCGACGATGCCCGTGGGTGGCCATCACCTCGCCGACGTCCTGGCTGGCGGTGGCTTGACCATTGCCGCCATCCTCGTGGCTCGCTGCTCTGCCAGGCCGTCCGTCAGCAAGACTTGA
- a CDS encoding pilus assembly protein → MKCLPAALLRSVAALGRDRRGLAAVEFAFVLPLMLVMFLGTVEFSSGVAVDRKVTLMARAASDLTSQATQVVDADLQNFFSASVGIMTPYDASPTKVTLSEIYVDNSNIAHIQWSKSGTIASGATQATVTASSRSQGDIVTSIVPPALLVAGTYLIFSEVSYRYVPAIGYVMAKSGINLSDVAFTRPRQSICVFYAPTSATMPTTCSTY, encoded by the coding sequence ATGAAATGCCTGCCTGCGGCCCTGCTGCGCTCGGTTGCCGCTCTCGGCCGTGACCGCAGGGGTCTCGCCGCGGTCGAGTTCGCCTTCGTGTTGCCGTTGATGCTCGTGATGTTCCTCGGCACCGTCGAGTTTTCATCCGGTGTCGCGGTCGACCGCAAGGTCACGCTGATGGCACGAGCCGCGTCGGATCTGACCTCGCAGGCGACGCAGGTGGTGGATGCCGACCTGCAGAATTTCTTCAGTGCCAGCGTCGGCATCATGACGCCTTACGACGCGTCGCCGACCAAGGTCACGCTGTCGGAAATCTACGTCGATAATTCGAACATCGCGCACATCCAGTGGAGCAAGTCCGGGACGATCGCCTCGGGTGCGACGCAGGCCACGGTGACGGCCTCGAGCCGCAGCCAGGGTGACATCGTGACAAGCATCGTTCCGCCGGCGCTGCTGGTTGCGGGCACCTATCTGATATTCAGTGAGGTGAGCTACAGATACGTTCCGGCGATCGGCTATGTGATGGCCAAGAGCGGCATCAATCTCAGCGACGTCGCCTTTACGCGGCCGCGGCAATCGATTTGCGTGTTCTATGCCCCGACGTCCGCGACCATGCCGACGACCTGCTCGACCTATTAA
- a CDS encoding pilus assembly protein N-terminal domain-containing protein, which produces MSFQSQRIRAVTRIGFISLAAAMLLGLAPASAAPDPDRIAVNVDQAKLVKLPGGIATIVVGNPLIADVTLQNGGVVVVTGKGYGATNFIALDRTGQVLVDRQIQVEGPTDQLVTVYRGIDRETYSCMPVCQRRITLGDGETYFKATMDQAGFLNSQATGSGTAKPQN; this is translated from the coding sequence ATGTCGTTTCAGTCCCAACGTATTCGCGCCGTCACGCGCATTGGCTTCATCTCGCTGGCCGCAGCCATGCTGCTGGGGCTCGCGCCTGCATCGGCTGCGCCGGATCCGGATCGGATTGCGGTCAATGTCGACCAGGCCAAGCTCGTCAAGCTGCCCGGCGGTATCGCCACGATCGTGGTCGGCAATCCCCTGATCGCCGACGTCACCTTACAGAATGGCGGGGTCGTTGTCGTGACCGGCAAGGGCTACGGCGCGACCAATTTCATCGCACTCGACCGCACCGGCCAGGTGCTGGTGGATCGCCAGATCCAGGTCGAGGGTCCGACCGACCAGCTTGTTACGGTCTATCGCGGCATCGATCGCGAGACCTATAGCTGCATGCCGGTCTGCCAGCGCCGCATCACGCTCGGCGACGGCGAGACCTATTTCAAGGCGACCATGGACCAGGCCGGTTTCCTCAATAGCCAGGCCACCGGATCAGGTACCGCGAAGCCGCAGAACTAG
- a CDS encoding pilus assembly protein → MPPPAHSYARLLRRFRRNHRGATAVEFAMVAPLFFALLFAIIEVAMIFFASQVLETVTQDSARFIMTGQAQGASYTQQQFKDFVCGRVSTLFDCTNGIYVDVRSYPAATGFSSVNITPPIDGANAFVPTMKWCPGKDGDVVVVRLFYQWPLFVTKLGFNTANLANGKRLLTATATFKNEPSGTAGTTCS, encoded by the coding sequence ATGCCACCACCCGCTCATTCTTATGCGCGCCTCCTCCGTCGCTTTCGCCGAAACCACCGTGGTGCAACTGCCGTCGAATTCGCGATGGTGGCGCCGCTGTTCTTCGCGCTGCTTTTTGCGATCATCGAAGTGGCGATGATCTTCTTTGCCAGCCAGGTGCTCGAGACGGTGACGCAGGATTCCGCCCGCTTCATCATGACCGGACAGGCTCAGGGCGCAAGCTATACCCAGCAGCAGTTCAAGGACTTCGTCTGCGGCCGGGTCAGCACGCTGTTCGACTGCACCAATGGCATCTATGTCGACGTACGCAGCTATCCGGCTGCGACCGGCTTCAGCAGCGTCAACATTACGCCTCCGATCGACGGCGCCAATGCATTCGTTCCGACCATGAAATGGTGCCCCGGCAAGGACGGCGACGTCGTGGTGGTCCGCCTGTTCTACCAATGGCCGCTGTTCGTCACCAAGCTTGGCTTCAACACCGCCAACCTCGCCAATGGCAAGCGGCTCTTGACCGCGACCGCGACGTTCAAGAACGAACCGTCCGGTACCGCGGGGACCACCTGCTCATGA
- a CDS encoding sterol desaturase family protein produces the protein MPSFPFEVIEMIGQTMMKVVPITIALALCFTVLAHFWACNPGKPWWQKRELVTDICYWFFVPVFARVLRIGLLVVGAAVVFNVHGADDLIAFYENGHGPLAQLPLWLQSIIFLVGSDFMLYWLHRMFHRGDFWKYHAIHHSSEDLEWISAARFHPVNLLVGTITVDVILLMAGISPNIMLWVGPFTTFHSAFVHANLNWTLGPFKYVIATPVFHRWHHTGLEDGGDTNFAGTFPLWDILFGTFRMPEGKLPEDYGVDAGQGVPSEIGGQLAYPFRQ, from the coding sequence ATGCCCAGCTTTCCCTTTGAAGTCATCGAGATGATCGGCCAGACGATGATGAAGGTGGTGCCGATCACCATCGCGCTGGCGCTGTGCTTTACGGTGCTCGCCCATTTCTGGGCCTGCAATCCCGGCAAGCCATGGTGGCAGAAGCGTGAGCTGGTCACCGACATCTGCTATTGGTTCTTCGTGCCGGTGTTTGCCCGCGTGCTGCGCATCGGGCTCTTGGTGGTGGGCGCGGCCGTGGTGTTCAACGTTCACGGCGCCGACGATCTGATCGCGTTCTACGAGAACGGGCATGGCCCGCTGGCGCAGCTTCCGCTCTGGCTGCAGTCCATCATCTTCCTGGTCGGCTCCGATTTCATGCTGTACTGGCTGCACCGGATGTTCCACCGCGGCGATTTCTGGAAGTACCACGCCATTCATCACTCTTCCGAGGATCTGGAATGGATCTCGGCGGCGCGCTTCCATCCGGTCAATCTTCTGGTCGGCACGATCACCGTCGATGTGATCCTGCTGATGGCGGGCATCTCGCCGAACATCATGCTGTGGGTCGGGCCGTTCACCACTTTCCACTCGGCATTCGTGCACGCCAATCTGAACTGGACGCTCGGCCCGTTCAAATATGTGATCGCGACGCCGGTGTTTCACCGCTGGCATCACACCGGGCTCGAGGACGGCGGCGACACCAATTTCGCGGGCACGTTTCCACTCTGGGACATTCTGTTCGGAACGTTCCGGATGCCCGAAGGCAAGCTTCCGGAAGATTACGGCGTCGATGCCGGGCAGGGCGTACCGTCCGAGATCGGCGGGCAGCTGGCCTATCCGTTCCGGCAATGA
- a CDS encoding Flp family type IVb pilin translates to MKNLVSRFVKDESGATAIEYGLIATGIAIAIIAAVNGVGKNLSGTFSTIAGSLK, encoded by the coding sequence ATGAAGAACCTCGTTTCGCGCTTCGTGAAGGACGAATCGGGCGCGACCGCCATCGAATACGGCCTGATTGCCACCGGTATCGCGATCGCGATCATCGCTGCGGTCAACGGCGTCGGCAAGAACCTCTCGGGCACTTTCAGCACGATCGCCGGTTCGCTGAAGTAA
- a CDS encoding prepilin peptidase has product MILDIARLMLFPALMAFAAASDLFTMTIPNRISLALVAGFFVLAPLTGMGVHEILNHAGAGALVLVVAFGMFAMGWVGGGDAKVVAAAALWFGFEHLLPYLVLASLFGGALTVLLLQLRQWPLPYPLASQAWLSRLHDKQTGIPYGIALALGALLIYPETDWIKTIDLAHFAMR; this is encoded by the coding sequence ATGATCCTCGACATCGCACGCTTGATGCTGTTTCCGGCCCTGATGGCCTTTGCGGCGGCGAGCGATCTCTTCACCATGACGATCCCGAACCGGATCTCGCTGGCGCTGGTGGCCGGCTTCTTCGTCCTGGCGCCCCTGACCGGGATGGGCGTCCATGAAATCCTCAACCATGCCGGCGCGGGCGCGCTGGTCCTGGTGGTGGCGTTCGGCATGTTCGCGATGGGCTGGGTCGGCGGCGGAGACGCCAAGGTGGTGGCCGCGGCCGCCCTTTGGTTCGGGTTTGAGCATCTGCTCCCCTATCTGGTGCTTGCTTCGCTGTTCGGCGGCGCGCTGACCGTCCTGTTGCTGCAGCTCCGGCAATGGCCGCTACCCTATCCGCTGGCGTCCCAGGCCTGGCTCAGCCGCCTGCACGACAAGCAGACCGGCATTCCCTACGGCATCGCGCTCGCCCTCGGCGCCCTGTTGATCTATCCGGAGACCGACTGGATCAAGACGATCGATCTCGCGCACTTCGCCATGCGCTGA